One window of the Desulfitibacter alkalitolerans DSM 16504 genome contains the following:
- a CDS encoding helix-turn-helix domain-containing protein yields the protein MGKRSKIAEIIIKKGDKLTIRNINGRSISGEVTNINEEAAEAMLFEAYGDSNFKVHHIELTVQASLPSPNNISEVLTFSEAAEIWNIDPSTLRHRVTGEELQEGLDYRKSGKVWLITRKAMERLYGLK from the coding sequence GTGGGGAAGAGGTCAAAGATAGCAGAGATAATAATTAAGAAAGGCGATAAGCTAACAATCCGAAACATTAACGGAAGGAGCATCTCAGGAGAGGTCACAAATATTAATGAGGAAGCAGCCGAAGCGATGCTCTTTGAAGCATATGGTGATTCAAATTTCAAGGTTCACCATATTGAACTTACAGTCCAAGCCAGTCTCCCATCACCCAATAACATTTCAGAAGTTTTAACTTTTTCGGAAGCAGCAGAGATTTGGAACATTGACCCAAGCACACTTAGGCATCGGGTTACAGGCGAAGAACTACAAGAAGGTTTAGATTATCGAAAAAGTGGTAAGGTGTGGTTAATTACAAGAAAAGCTATGGAAAGATTATATGGGTTGAAATAA
- a CDS encoding tyrosine-type recombinase/integrase, with product MKSLSEQTKMDLELKGLSFHTQHAYLGYIRRVGEHFNKPPEKLSDEEIKEYLHYMLTVKKASRSSVNVAYCAFKFFFETTCGRSWNTDKVLRTKSVKRLPIVLSKSEIKAILDSTANLKHKAMLMTTYAAGLRVSETASLKLSDIDSKNMQLRIDQGKGKKDRYSLLSEKNLNILRDYWKEYRPKFWLFPGSSPDKPITPRGIQAVFNNAKKTLGINKPATVHSLRHPYVKYTPKNNLGFFRKRQCGEEESGYFNPYNLSIAFLVINHTLPLFR from the coding sequence ATGAAAAGTTTAAGTGAACAGACGAAAATGGATCTTGAGCTTAAAGGTTTAAGTTTCCACACTCAACATGCCTACCTAGGCTACATCAGAAGAGTTGGTGAGCATTTTAATAAGCCACCAGAAAAGCTAAGTGATGAAGAAATTAAGGAATACTTACATTACATGCTAACAGTCAAAAAAGCTAGCCGATCTTCAGTAAATGTAGCCTATTGCGCATTTAAGTTTTTCTTTGAAACTACTTGTGGGCGAAGCTGGAATACTGATAAAGTGCTTCGCACTAAATCAGTTAAGAGATTACCTATTGTACTTTCAAAAAGTGAGATAAAAGCTATATTGGATTCTACTGCCAATCTCAAACATAAGGCTATGCTAATGACCACTTATGCAGCAGGCTTAAGGGTTAGTGAAACAGCTAGTCTAAAACTTAGTGATATAGATAGTAAAAATATGCAGCTTAGAATAGACCAAGGAAAAGGTAAAAAGGATCGATACTCTTTACTATCAGAAAAGAATCTTAATATATTAAGAGATTATTGGAAAGAATATCGGCCTAAATTTTGGCTGTTTCCAGGTAGTAGTCCTGACAAACCAATTACACCTCGTGGTATACAAGCAGTTTTTAATAATGCAAAGAAAACACTTGGGATAAATAAACCAGCTACTGTACATTCACTCCGCCACCCGTATGTCAAGTACACACCGAAAAATAATTTAGGTTTTTTTCGTAAACGACAATGCGGGGAAGAAGAGAGCGGTTATTTCAACCCATATAATCTTTCCATAGCTTTTCTTGTAATTAACCACACCTTACCACTTTTTCGATAA
- a CDS encoding IS481 family transposase → MLDENTRNAIALKRFSLISPVLNGQVSNNKSYYSTVTEKPIDMPYYGARKYSPKTVESWYCDYMRGGIDALKPHPRGDKGGSRRINEELGAKIIEKKAMHPKAPKTVIYELLINDGVIDPAKISISTLYRYLKAERLKTSLAKDEEEKEMKRFSHEFINQLWQSDVMYGPFIKDGKKRRQTYLFAYLDDASRLVTHAQFYFSQSFESLRDSFKQALLKRGFPTMIFTDNGKIYRSQQFELVCASLGCSLIHSRPYEPNSRGKVERLFLTVRKRFLSTLDLDSIKDIDDLNKRLFKWLDEDYHKKVHSSLNGLSPLDFFMSQVDRVKLCNDPKSLDEKFLLRKKRKVSHDGTFSIDNILFETKIKFAGMQVEIRYEPVWLETPFRPVFIYSDDKKVGEALQVNFHDNAHMKRKGRPPSNSPSKDNDIKKTPLDEPPVEQTISFTQMMEEDN, encoded by the coding sequence GTGCTTGATGAAAATACCAGAAATGCAATAGCTTTAAAAAGATTTTCCCTGATAAGCCCAGTGCTCAATGGACAAGTTTCAAACAACAAATCCTATTACTCTACTGTTACCGAAAAACCCATTGATATGCCCTATTATGGTGCCAGAAAATACTCACCGAAAACAGTTGAATCCTGGTACTGCGATTATATGCGTGGTGGGATTGATGCGTTAAAGCCCCACCCTAGAGGGGATAAGGGTGGAAGTCGCAGGATTAATGAAGAGCTGGGAGCTAAGATAATTGAAAAGAAAGCAATGCATCCCAAAGCACCAAAAACTGTCATTTATGAGCTCTTGATAAACGATGGCGTAATAGATCCTGCTAAAATATCCATTAGCACCTTATACAGGTATCTAAAGGCAGAACGATTAAAAACTTCATTAGCCAAAGATGAAGAAGAAAAAGAGATGAAGCGATTTTCTCATGAGTTCATCAATCAACTTTGGCAAAGCGATGTAATGTACGGACCGTTCATCAAAGATGGGAAAAAGAGAAGACAAACCTATCTTTTTGCCTATCTGGATGACGCTAGCCGCCTGGTGACTCATGCTCAGTTTTACTTTTCCCAGAGCTTTGAGTCGTTAAGAGATTCCTTTAAGCAAGCTCTCTTGAAAAGAGGGTTTCCAACTATGATTTTTACCGATAACGGAAAAATTTACCGGTCGCAGCAATTTGAACTGGTATGTGCAAGCCTAGGCTGCAGTCTAATCCACTCTAGGCCCTACGAGCCAAACAGCCGGGGCAAGGTTGAAAGGCTGTTTCTAACGGTAAGAAAAAGGTTCTTAAGCACATTAGATTTGGATAGCATAAAGGATATTGATGATTTAAACAAAAGGCTTTTTAAATGGCTTGATGAGGACTACCATAAAAAGGTCCATAGTTCTCTTAATGGTTTGAGTCCTCTTGATTTTTTTATGAGTCAAGTGGATAGGGTTAAGTTATGTAATGACCCCAAAAGTCTTGATGAAAAATTTTTACTTAGAAAGAAACGAAAAGTCAGTCATGATGGGACATTTAGCATTGACAACATCCTGTTTGAAACTAAGATTAAGTTTGCTGGTATGCAGGTGGAAATCAGGTATGAACCAGTGTGGCTTGAAACACCTTTCAGACCGGTTTTCATCTATTCCGATGATAAAAAGGTTGGTGAAGCACTGCAGGTTAATTTTCACGATAATGCTCACATGAAGCGTAAAGGCAGACCTCCATCTAATTCTCCTAGTAAAGATAATGATATCAAAAAGACTCCCTTGGATGAGCCACCGGTAGAACAGACAATTTCTTTTACTCAAATGATGGAGGAGGATAATTAA
- a CDS encoding ExeA family protein: MFTQFFGLKYNPFLKEFDVNDTYESNDIKEFKSRFKYIQSSRGILLLMGEPGTGKSTALRNITAGLNPGLFKPCYFTLSTVTVMDFYRGLLMALGEIPANRKVTMFHQIQQSISSLYYDQKITPVIMLDEIQLVSNSILEDIRLLFNFKMDSENPFVLILAGQPQIRNKLSLSVNAPLKQRISIKHLMQGLKKEEMEDYLASRLKAAGVLENIFTPSAAEAIFSVSKGVPRLVNNLATASLMYACSKRQHQIDEETVYQGQKDFDI; this comes from the coding sequence ATGTTTACCCAATTCTTTGGATTAAAATACAATCCTTTTTTAAAAGAATTTGATGTTAATGATACTTATGAAAGCAATGATATTAAAGAATTTAAGTCACGGTTTAAGTACATTCAATCATCCCGCGGGATATTGCTTCTCATGGGAGAGCCTGGAACCGGCAAATCTACTGCTTTAAGAAATATTACTGCCGGACTAAACCCCGGGCTTTTTAAACCTTGTTACTTTACCTTATCTACAGTTACGGTAATGGACTTCTACCGGGGGCTTCTAATGGCTTTAGGTGAAATTCCTGCCAACAGGAAGGTCACTATGTTTCATCAAATACAGCAGTCTATCAGTTCACTGTATTATGATCAAAAAATTACTCCTGTGATTATGCTCGATGAAATCCAGTTAGTGTCTAATAGCATACTTGAAGACATAAGGCTCCTTTTTAACTTCAAAATGGACTCTGAAAATCCTTTTGTGCTCATTCTGGCAGGACAACCACAGATAAGAAACAAGCTGAGTTTGTCTGTCAATGCTCCTCTTAAGCAGAGAATCAGCATTAAGCACTTAATGCAGGGCTTAAAAAAGGAAGAAATGGAGGATTACCTAGCCTCAAGACTTAAAGCAGCCGGTGTTCTTGAGAATATCTTTACCCCATCTGCAGCTGAAGCTATTTTTTCAGTTTCTAAGGGAGTACCCCGCTTAGTTAATAACCTGGCTACTGCCAGTCTGATGTATGCATGCTCAAAGCGTCAGCATCAGATTGATGAAGAAACTGTTTATCAAGGACAGAAGGATTTTGATATTTAA
- a CDS encoding recombinase family protein: MSKYIIAMYIRLSMEDAKTDSLSIPNQRLLLGRHIDTLEQNDVEILEFVDNGYSGVNFERPAVQELLELVRQSKINCIIVKDFSRFGRNSIETGYFIEQVFPLFRTRFISVSDNFDTNDYKEDTGGMAVAFKYLMHEYYSLDLSRKTKSAKYTKMKRGEYISEVCCYGYKKGTDGRLAIDEEAAAVVHRIFALALETKNAQEIVKALYADGIPTPGEYKAAKGKGFHDISRCGGIWQRSSVLRILADERYIGTYIMGKRTLKEVGGKRSRLKDESEWFKIPNHHPAIIEKAVYEQVQAKLLHFKCDKHNHEYVLRGKIVCGCCQHAMNRAPRKEPAFVCRYTKVDASAPCNGMEIKERELETMLFDIISKQAQIILNTDNLNNIGEMELRSEQQAEYRKLIRRCQDNKRSLYEQYVMREIDAGQYAELKADLDAELNHLNRIYTAISAQAAKLKADCEENNKAREFAEDISKETGLTQELMELLIDKVFIYPGNRIEISWKVTDFSDFQNRRDTHGEERNKGCHLLPRGDRRPVVAGSSKGIPARICQGTRI; this comes from the coding sequence ATGAGTAAATATATAATCGCCATGTATATCCGCCTGTCCATGGAGGACGCGAAAACCGACAGTCTCAGCATCCCCAATCAAAGGCTTTTGCTGGGCAGACACATCGACACGCTGGAACAGAATGATGTGGAAATCCTGGAGTTTGTGGACAACGGGTACTCCGGTGTGAACTTTGAGCGCCCTGCCGTACAGGAGCTTTTAGAGCTTGTGCGGCAGAGCAAAATTAACTGCATCATCGTCAAGGACTTTTCCCGGTTTGGACGGAACAGCATTGAAACCGGCTATTTCATCGAACAGGTATTTCCCCTGTTCCGTACCCGTTTTATCTCCGTGAGTGATAACTTTGATACCAACGATTACAAAGAGGACACGGGCGGAATGGCGGTTGCCTTTAAGTACCTGATGCACGAATATTACAGCCTGGATTTGTCCCGTAAGACCAAAAGTGCCAAATACACCAAAATGAAGCGCGGCGAATATATCAGCGAGGTCTGCTGCTATGGCTACAAAAAAGGAACGGATGGCCGTCTGGCTATTGATGAGGAAGCCGCTGCGGTAGTGCACCGGATATTCGCACTGGCGCTGGAAACGAAAAATGCCCAGGAGATTGTAAAGGCACTGTATGCTGACGGAATCCCTACACCTGGAGAATACAAGGCCGCAAAGGGAAAGGGCTTCCATGACATCTCAAGGTGCGGCGGTATCTGGCAGAGGTCATCGGTGCTTCGGATTCTGGCCGATGAGCGGTATATCGGCACGTATATCATGGGAAAACGCACCCTCAAAGAGGTCGGCGGTAAACGGTCAAGGCTAAAGGACGAAAGCGAATGGTTCAAAATCCCCAACCACCATCCCGCCATCATAGAAAAGGCAGTATATGAACAGGTGCAGGCCAAGCTGCTTCATTTCAAATGCGACAAGCACAACCATGAATATGTCCTGCGCGGCAAAATCGTCTGCGGTTGCTGTCAACATGCCATGAACAGAGCACCAAGAAAGGAACCGGCTTTCGTCTGCCGTTATACCAAGGTGGATGCTTCGGCTCCCTGCAACGGCATGGAAATCAAGGAACGTGAACTGGAAACCATGCTGTTTGACATTATCTCCAAACAGGCACAGATCATTTTAAACACCGACAACCTGAACAACATAGGCGAAATGGAACTGCGCTCCGAGCAGCAGGCAGAATACAGGAAGCTCATAAGAAGGTGCCAGGATAACAAGCGGAGCCTGTATGAGCAGTATGTCATGCGGGAAATCGATGCCGGGCAGTATGCGGAATTAAAGGCCGATTTAGACGCTGAACTGAACCACCTGAACCGCATCTACACTGCAATTTCCGCGCAGGCCGCCAAATTAAAGGCAGACTGTGAGGAAAACAACAAGGCAAGGGAATTTGCCGAGGATATTTCAAAGGAAACCGGCCTGACGCAGGAGCTTATGGAATTGCTGATTGACAAGGTGTTTATATATCCGGGAAACCGAATTGAAATCAGCTGGAAAGTGACGGACTTTTCGGACTTTCAGAACAGGAGGGATACGCATGGAGAAGAAAGAAATAAGGGTTGCCATCTATTGCCGCGTGGCGACCGCAGACCAGTTGTCGCTGGAAGCTCAAAAGGAATACCTGCGCGGATATGCCAAGGAACACGGATATGA
- a CDS encoding DUF6870 family protein, protein MNSGACNELVDIRDISVDKNLSKEERIAEYVRQIKDPYNFKCGNFTVWVRFADNGVTLEDCLQRLLTE, encoded by the coding sequence ATGAATTCGGGAGCATGTAATGAGTTAGTGGACATACGGGACATCTCGGTAGATAAAAACCTTTCTAAAGAGGAACGGATTGCGGAATACGTCCGGCAGATCAAAGACCCTTACAACTTTAAATGCGGAAATTTCACCGTCTGGGTACGGTTTGCCGATAATGGCGTCACGCTGGAGGACTGCCTGCAAAGGCTTTTGACCGAATGA
- a CDS encoding DUF6618 family protein → MQLSFECRMKTDSGIERWNGIIPKVVNHGSHFEIGIESRSGITVVFGKTSNGGFACMPDYNTGCHLSNLKDKFWNTEKLTAVLGEVDGITVAQALYVLADKLGL, encoded by the coding sequence ATGCAGTTATCTTTTGAATGCCGAATGAAGACTGATAGTGGCATAGAACGTTGGAATGGGATCATTCCCAAGGTTGTAAATCATGGAAGTCACTTTGAAATTGGGATTGAAAGTAGATCAGGCATCACGGTTGTATTTGGAAAAACCTCAAATGGAGGGTTTGCGTGCATGCCTGACTACAATACCGGCTGTCATCTTAGCAATCTTAAGGACAAGTTTTGGAACACTGAAAAACTTACTGCTGTTTTAGGAGAAGTTGATGGGATTACTGTTGCTCAGGCGTTGTATGTTTTAGCAGATAAGCTTGGCCTCTAA
- a CDS encoding recombinase family protein, giving the protein MEKKEIRVAIYCRVATADQLSLEAQKEYLRGYAKEHGYDRIGYYMDNGYSGLNYDRPAFSRLEADIQAGRVGAVIVRNVDRIGRNVLETTHWIEQLRKKGVAFLTTDSSFNENSLQNLGCLLQNPKEYDRYGHKDHTGRRICRTAFRR; this is encoded by the coding sequence ATGGAGAAGAAAGAAATAAGGGTTGCCATCTATTGCCGCGTGGCGACCGCAGACCAGTTGTCGCTGGAAGCTCAAAAGGAATACCTGCGCGGATATGCCAAGGAACACGGATATGACCGCATTGGATATTATATGGACAACGGGTACAGTGGTTTGAATTATGACAGACCCGCATTTTCAAGACTGGAAGCCGATATACAGGCCGGACGTGTTGGGGCAGTTATTGTCCGTAATGTGGATCGCATAGGACGTAATGTCTTAGAAACCACCCATTGGATTGAGCAGCTAAGAAAAAAAGGAGTCGCTTTCCTTACAACGGATTCGTCCTTCAATGAAAACTCTTTGCAGAATTTGGGATGCTTGCTTCAAAACCCAAAAGAGTATGATCGTTATGGGCATAAAGACCATACTGGCAGAAGAATATGTAGGACAGCTTTTAGGAGATAA
- a CDS encoding recombinase family protein — protein MARKSRKNIEAVSDMIYAQPFYNVGAYIRLSVEDNKKKGDSLETQKSILQSYIALTPGLKLHDYYIDNGSTGTNFERPAFQKMLADAENGVINCIIVKDLSRFGRNAIDTGYYIEKYLPSLKVRFISVNDGFDTDSVNSGDGIMLPLKNMINEAYSLDIGRKIKAQQRQSMKAGEFVGARPPFGYLKSPDNCHKLIIDEETAPVVRQIFQWAYERVGLNDIVRRLNEAGIPTPSHTKKATGIISHENLIGKNAWQTRTVSRILSCETYTGDLVQGKTKTVCHRQTYASESNWIKVENTHEAIISREMFDAIQAFRKQVAEEAIQLPKSPYTPNMFKGKIYCGHCGGSLHRQRCERKRSPDVYVFHCLSNSRIARGSCFLYSLPEEELLSSLLTIIQKHADAVIGKAIRLKKNKLAMEAGRTAIKSQLAALRQELDRDRRLVKSLYESLVTGIITGDEYRQMRADYEERISNKINLAQELERRQNELEAQVSEYIDLSDLIGGIKGKEDITAVLIDRLIDKIEVFSDRRIEVTFTFESGFERLSEAERSLRKLLAPVEGRMQA, from the coding sequence ATGGCAAGGAAAAGCAGAAAAAACATAGAAGCCGTTTCGGACATGATATACGCACAGCCCTTTTACAATGTAGGAGCCTATATCCGCCTTTCGGTGGAGGACAACAAGAAGAAGGGCGATTCCCTGGAAACGCAGAAAAGCATCCTGCAAAGCTATATTGCCCTTACACCGGGCCTGAAACTCCATGATTATTATATCGACAACGGTTCGACGGGCACCAATTTTGAGCGTCCCGCATTTCAAAAGATGCTTGCGGATGCGGAAAACGGCGTCATCAACTGCATTATCGTCAAGGACCTGTCCCGGTTTGGCAGAAATGCCATTGACACCGGCTACTATATTGAAAAGTATCTGCCGTCGCTGAAGGTGCGCTTCATTTCCGTAAACGACGGATTTGATACCGACAGCGTAAACTCCGGCGACGGGATCATGCTTCCATTAAAAAACATGATCAATGAAGCTTATTCCCTGGATATCGGACGGAAAATCAAGGCACAGCAGCGCCAGAGCATGAAGGCTGGAGAATTTGTCGGCGCAAGGCCGCCCTTTGGTTATCTGAAAAGTCCCGATAACTGCCACAAGCTCATCATCGATGAAGAAACCGCGCCGGTGGTGCGCCAGATATTCCAGTGGGCCTATGAGCGGGTGGGCTTGAACGACATTGTCCGCCGCCTGAATGAAGCGGGGATTCCGACGCCAAGCCACACAAAAAAAGCGACAGGCATTATCAGCCATGAGAACCTGATCGGAAAGAATGCCTGGCAGACCCGGACGGTGAGCAGAATTCTTTCCTGTGAAACCTATACCGGCGATCTGGTGCAGGGGAAAACAAAAACGGTCTGCCATCGACAGACCTATGCCAGCGAAAGCAACTGGATTAAGGTAGAAAACACCCATGAAGCCATTATCAGCCGTGAGATGTTCGATGCGATACAGGCATTCCGCAAGCAGGTGGCGGAGGAAGCAATCCAGCTACCCAAAAGCCCTTATACCCCCAACATGTTCAAGGGGAAAATCTACTGCGGGCACTGCGGGGGAAGCCTGCACCGGCAGCGGTGTGAACGGAAGCGCAGCCCGGATGTTTACGTGTTCCACTGCCTATCCAACAGCCGTATTGCAAGAGGCTCCTGCTTCCTATATTCCCTCCCGGAGGAAGAATTGCTGTCCTCCCTTTTGACCATCATCCAGAAACACGCCGACGCTGTAATCGGTAAGGCCATCCGGCTGAAAAAGAACAAGCTAGCCATGGAAGCCGGACGCACCGCCATAAAGTCCCAGCTTGCCGCCCTGCGGCAGGAGCTTGACCGGGACAGGCGGCTTGTCAAAAGCCTTTACGAAAGCCTTGTAACCGGCATTATCACTGGTGACGAATATCGCCAAATGCGTGCCGATTATGAAGAAAGGATATCAAATAAAATCAATCTTGCGCAGGAACTGGAGCGTCGGCAGAACGAATTGGAAGCACAGGTTTCAGAATACATTGACTTATCCGACCTGATCGGAGGCATAAAAGGCAAAGAAGATATTACGGCGGTTCTGATTGACCGGCTGATCGACAAAATAGAAGTGTTCTCCGACAGGCGTATTGAAGTTACGTTCACATTTGAAAGCGGATTTGAACGATTAAGCGAGGCCGAGCGTTCACTGCGCAAACTGCTTGCCCCTGTGGAGGGGAGGATGCAGGCATGA
- a CDS encoding recombinase family protein, with amino-acid sequence MSEKQYKAVKYIRLSYTDDKNNESDSVANQRKLIDSFIEGHPDIEAVLEKVDDGWSGILFDRPAFKEMMTEIEAGNINCVIVKDLSRLGRDYIETGRYLRRIFPAYGVRFIAINDNIDTLKDSGDDLVVSVKSIINDAYCRDISVKTRSALSVKRSNGDYVGACTVYGYKKSEENKNRLEIDEYPAGVVQNIFKMKLDGMSAARIADELNSWGVLSPLAYKKDRGLPHPKGGYADKPDAKWSATTIIRILKDETYTGMLLQGKQGTFNYKLKDLIDKPESEWVRTEDAHEAIIHRQDFDLVQRLLRLDTRTSPGSDAVQLFSGVLICGCCGSRMTRKTDRYKDAVYHYYYCPTGKKGGCKSPARIKESELTDCVLESLKAHIRNVASLEALLESADSEAMGSRLARRLEAQIAENEHQLKQIGGFKSTLYENMINGIISAEDYKTFRAKYAEDGNRLQQAISALRQELEDLRNHKSGRLLWMEHFKRFEGLTELDRKTVAHLIQSVRIMGKTELQITFNYQMEYEKALSACGEAISAKSAVTEVA; translated from the coding sequence ATGTCTGAAAAACAGTACAAAGCTGTAAAATATATACGCCTATCCTATACCGATGACAAGAACAACGAAAGCGACAGTGTGGCAAACCAGCGCAAGCTCATAGACAGCTTCATTGAGGGCCACCCTGATATAGAAGCGGTATTGGAAAAGGTGGATGACGGCTGGAGCGGTATCCTCTTTGACCGCCCGGCTTTCAAGGAAATGATGACAGAAATTGAAGCTGGAAATATCAATTGTGTCATCGTCAAAGATTTATCCCGCCTGGGGCGCGACTACATTGAAACCGGGCGCTACCTGCGCCGCATCTTCCCCGCCTACGGGGTAAGGTTCATCGCCATCAATGACAACATCGATACCCTAAAGGACAGCGGCGACGATCTGGTGGTTTCAGTCAAAAGCATTATAAACGACGCCTATTGCCGGGATATCTCCGTGAAAACCCGCAGTGCCCTGTCCGTCAAGCGGAGCAACGGGGATTATGTGGGAGCCTGCACCGTCTATGGATACAAAAAGTCGGAGGAAAACAAAAACCGGCTGGAAATAGACGAATATCCGGCAGGCGTGGTACAGAACATTTTCAAGATGAAGCTGGACGGCATGAGTGCCGCCAGAATCGCGGACGAACTGAACAGCTGGGGCGTTTTGTCCCCGCTGGCATATAAAAAGGACCGGGGCCTGCCGCACCCCAAAGGCGGTTATGCGGATAAGCCTGATGCCAAATGGTCTGCCACGACGATCATCCGCATCCTGAAAGATGAAACCTACACCGGAATGCTGCTTCAGGGAAAACAGGGCACCTTCAACTACAAGCTGAAAGACCTGATTGACAAACCGGAAAGCGAATGGGTACGCACAGAGGATGCCCACGAGGCCATTATCCATAGACAGGATTTTGACCTGGTTCAGCGGCTGCTGCGGCTGGATACCCGGACATCGCCGGGAAGCGATGCGGTGCAGCTGTTCTCCGGCGTTCTCATCTGCGGTTGCTGCGGAAGCCGCATGACCCGCAAAACCGACCGTTACAAAGATGCGGTTTATCACTATTACTATTGTCCCACGGGAAAGAAAGGCGGCTGTAAATCTCCTGCCAGAATCAAGGAAAGCGAACTGACAGACTGTGTATTGGAAAGCCTGAAAGCCCATATCCGAAATGTCGCTTCTCTGGAAGCCCTTTTGGAAAGCGCCGACAGCGAAGCCATGGGCAGCAGGCTTGCGCGCCGGCTGGAGGCGCAGATTGCCGAAAATGAGCACCAACTGAAACAAATCGGCGGTTTTAAGTCCACCCTGTACGAAAACATGATAAACGGCATTATCTCCGCAGAGGATTACAAGACCTTCCGGGCAAAGTATGCCGAGGATGGAAACCGTCTGCAGCAGGCCATTTCCGCACTACGTCAGGAGCTTGAAGACCTACGGAACCATAAAAGCGGGCGTCTGCTTTGGATGGAGCATTTCAAGCGCTTTGAGGGGCTCACGGAGCTTGACCGGAAAACCGTGGCCCACCTGATTCAGTCCGTTCGTATTATGGGCAAGACCGAGCTTCAAATCACCTTCAACTACCAGATGGAGTATGAGAAAGCCTTATCCGCCTGCGGCGAAGCCATCTCAGCAAAATCTGCCGTAACGGAGGTGGCGTAG